The following are from one region of the Phormidium sp. PBR-2020 genome:
- a CDS encoding isochorismatase, with amino-acid sequence MLPPWFNPETVGDVWRVPYGDRAQEAQDWQKQHQIGAACEDTQRIGLLLIDVQNTFCIPGFELFVAGRSGKGAVEDNQRLCQFIYRHLGQITEIIPTLDTHSALQIFHPAFWVNEAGEHPAPMSTLDLAEIEAGTWRINPEIVPLLPIDIDGDAYARHYARQLTQESKYPLTIWAYHGMTGGIGHSLVSAVEDACFVHSLVRRSPTRYELKGNHPLTENYSVLKPEVQTTPDGQIIGQKNTALIEHLLGFDQLIIAGQAKSHCVAWTIRDLCQEIRDRHPEEAHTIAQRIYLLDDCTSAVVIPGVVDFTEAAEAAFAEFAAMGMQRVSSQSSSDWLG; translated from the coding sequence ATGTTACCTCCTTGGTTTAATCCCGAAACAGTTGGCGATGTGTGGCGAGTTCCCTATGGCGATCGCGCCCAAGAGGCTCAAGATTGGCAGAAACAGCATCAGATTGGAGCTGCTTGTGAAGATACCCAGCGCATCGGATTACTATTGATTGATGTCCAAAATACGTTCTGTATACCAGGATTTGAACTCTTTGTGGCCGGACGCAGTGGCAAGGGAGCGGTAGAAGACAACCAGCGACTTTGCCAGTTTATCTATCGTCATTTAGGACAAATCACAGAGATTATTCCCACCCTAGATACCCATAGTGCGTTGCAAATTTTTCACCCCGCATTTTGGGTAAATGAGGCGGGAGAACATCCCGCTCCGATGAGTACCTTAGATCTAGCCGAGATTGAGGCCGGGACTTGGCGGATTAATCCAGAGATTGTCCCCCTGTTACCCATCGATATTGATGGGGATGCCTATGCGCGCCATTACGCGCGACAATTGACCCAAGAGAGCAAATATCCCTTAACCATTTGGGCCTACCATGGCATGACCGGTGGCATTGGCCATAGTTTAGTGTCCGCCGTTGAAGACGCTTGTTTTGTCCATAGCTTAGTCCGTCGTAGCCCCACCCGCTACGAACTCAAAGGAAATCACCCTCTCACGGAGAATTACTCGGTCTTAAAACCCGAGGTGCAAACCACCCCTGACGGTCAAATTATTGGCCAGAAAAATACAGCTTTGATTGAGCATCTTCTTGGCTTTGACCAGCTCATTATCGCCGGACAAGCCAAAAGTCACTGTGTGGCTTGGACGATTCGGGACTTGTGTCAGGAGATTCGCGATCGCCATCCCGAAGAGGCGCACACCATTGCACAACGCATCTACTTACTGGACGACTGCACCTCAGCAGTGGTAATTCCGGGTGTTGTGGACTTTACCGAAGCAGCCGAAGCGGCCTTCGCTGAGTTTGCTGCGATGGGGATGCAGCGAGTCTCGTCTCAATCCT
- a CDS encoding transposase — MNVVKLRIYPTPEQSVALAKAFGCCRLVWNRSLQLTTEAYRQTGKGISGYDLKKMLPQWKRELEWLGETYSQCLQSSVLNLSRAFVNFFEGRARYPRFKSKHQRQSLQYPQNVKLEGDQLYLPKIGEVYCRVHRWFEGTIKTVTISRHPDGRYYASILIDDGSEKPEPSADGKAIGIDLGLKHFAVTSDGEKYNNPRHLKKHERNLKRKQRKLSRKQQGSNSRQKARRLVARVHSKIANSRADFLHKLSRKIVNENQVIVVENLAVRNMVKNHSLAKAINDVGWGMFSTMLKYKAEGEGKVYLEVDRFFPSTHLCSETLLPLPKMGLDVRSFECPQCGKIHDRDINAAINLKNEGLRIWASGTGASASGGNVRPKRGRIRSMLSEAIPDKTGSPRCTR; from the coding sequence ATGAACGTCGTTAAGCTGAGAATTTATCCCACCCCAGAGCAGTCCGTCGCCTTGGCGAAAGCCTTTGGCTGCTGCCGCTTGGTGTGGAACCGTTCTCTGCAACTGACGACGGAAGCCTACCGACAAACCGGGAAAGGCATCTCGGGTTACGACCTTAAAAAAATGCTTCCCCAGTGGAAGCGAGAGTTGGAGTGGCTTGGAGAAACCTATTCTCAATGTTTGCAAAGTTCGGTACTCAACCTATCGAGAGCCTTTGTCAACTTCTTTGAGGGACGCGCTCGCTACCCACGTTTCAAGAGTAAGCACCAACGGCAATCGCTTCAATACCCCCAAAACGTCAAACTCGAAGGCGATCAGTTATACCTTCCCAAAATCGGAGAGGTGTACTGTCGGGTTCATCGCTGGTTTGAGGGGACAATCAAAACCGTAACCATCAGTCGTCATCCTGATGGACGCTATTACGCTTCAATCCTGATCGACGACGGTTCGGAAAAACCCGAACCCAGTGCCGACGGCAAAGCCATCGGCATCGATCTGGGGTTGAAGCATTTTGCCGTGACTTCTGACGGTGAGAAATACAACAATCCCCGTCACCTCAAAAAGCACGAGCGTAACCTCAAACGCAAACAGCGAAAACTGTCGAGGAAGCAACAAGGGTCGAACTCTCGTCAAAAAGCCAGACGGCTCGTGGCGCGGGTTCACAGCAAGATTGCTAACTCTAGAGCCGATTTTCTCCACAAGCTATCCCGCAAGATAGTCAACGAAAACCAAGTGATTGTGGTGGAAAATCTAGCCGTCAGAAACATGGTCAAGAACCATAGCCTCGCGAAAGCGATAAACGATGTGGGTTGGGGAATGTTTTCGACCATGCTCAAATACAAGGCAGAGGGAGAAGGGAAAGTGTATCTGGAAGTGGATAGATTTTTCCCCAGTACTCACCTCTGTTCTGAGACGTTGTTGCCGTTACCTAAAATGGGACTCGACGTGCGGTCGTTTGAATGCCCACAATGTGGGAAGATTCATGACCGAGATATCAATGCGGCAATCAACCTTAAAAATGAAGGCTTGCGGATTTGGGCCTCGGGAACCGGGGCTTCTGCCAGTGGAGGGAATGTCAGACCAAAGAGAGGTCGAATTCGTTCGATGCTTTCCGAGGCGATTCCCGATAAAACTGGAAGCCCGCGCTGTACCCGATAG
- a CDS encoding GAF domain-containing protein, translating to MKTALGHNAQIAVKLVPNLAFILGEVTSIPELPASQSLERFNFVIENLLRVFSQPEHPLILFLDDVQWADADSLKLLQRVLLNERGFAFLPIVAYRNDEVGRTHPLAVLLDHLEQAGVVIERLELQPLDLKAVTELIAAALEQTLEQVSSLAQVIERKTSGNPFFITTLLTTLYEDGIIRFNDRHDDRATVNPWCWDLAEVDQHLADNLVDLVLANFRKLPPETQQLLQFAACIGNDFNLDRLSSLTQDSVAVIIQTLFPAIEAGFVIVDTQSQREGRVNPYHFAHDRLQEAAYMSMEANRRIKTHWQIGQILLSELACGNSQATYFEIADHLNLGLPQVDDPSDFTQVSRCNILAARQARSAAAYPAAANYLAVAREIEGDELWQQDYSFALTLYRNSVEAEYLCSHYDQAAQLAQQVHQEARTVLDRVPVWEIEIQFHSVQNQMQQAIALGQTALDHLGITFLEEAPDLGEIEQWDALPQLRDATAQAALRIALVLFSPMCISSPERLASLNWTMLDLCWRHGNCAEGAFAYAFCGLLLGTQTPDIQRGYAFGELARRVLDRYPNPALDCKVLEIFHAFVHHWQRPLKFALTGLQETIQIGLQTGDLEFAGYAILHYGSNLLLSGEPLSRVEQEQRDYIALLRRLDQQFSVAYTSLWTQMTLNLQGHSATPMELTGELFDAAHQQALWEENNTHGGLYSLHMVQGMLLYLLRGDAMAALEALERARPYLDAMGGLLPALELPFYQALAALRVYPELPQAQQQRLWTEILEQRQTLDHWADASPSTFAHKRDLVVAEMARLSGDVLTAEAAYEQAIEGAALGEFLQEEALAWELAGDFYLGRGRTRIAQAYLQSAYDTYRRWQATAKLAQLEADYPLDWFTSSGSQTATQTMRLTSTGSQSGALDLTAVVKAAQAIAQEIELDRLLATLMRTVLTSAGAQWGALVLPPGKTRPNWTIAVEGHLSDELEPEHVQVEERPLTGTLATSIVYYVARTQKPVVLMDARSEGRFAQDPYLLSQQPRSLLCYPLRHQNELIAVVYLENNLTPGAFTVERIELLQLLSGQAAIALTNAQLYQEIRNSEQQLKQFLGAMPVGVFVVDAQGQPYYANQTAERLLGKGIIAKTAPKDLAQIYHAYRASDGNPYPSEALPLMRALRGDCSAIDDLEVDNGQRRVPLEVWGTPIFDGKGEVLYGLTAFQDISERRQAEADRRAFADHLSALNQAHARFVPQQFLQLLNKESILDVSLGDRLQREMSVLFADIRKFTTRSEQLSPKETFAFLNHFLSQIGPVIQDHQGFIDKYLGDGIMALFSGGADSAVQGAIAILQQLARFNQENPQIQPIELGIGIHTGPLMLGIVGETNRLDGTAIGDTVNSAARLEQLTKDYAAPLLISQQTVEGLAYPQAYRLRRLGAVMVRGKSRRTTLYEVFDGASEALRQHKQETLTTFADAVQAYEQQQWTEAIAGFEVCLTSCPEDFVARRYYDRARLAQQRASKPQKLPIL from the coding sequence TTGAAAACTGCCCTGGGTCATAACGCTCAAATTGCCGTCAAGCTTGTCCCCAATTTGGCATTCATCCTAGGGGAGGTGACCTCAATCCCTGAACTCCCCGCCAGCCAATCCCTGGAGCGCTTCAACTTCGTCATCGAAAACCTGCTACGGGTCTTCTCTCAACCCGAGCATCCCCTCATTTTGTTTCTCGATGACGTGCAATGGGCCGATGCGGATAGCTTAAAACTACTCCAGCGCGTCCTACTCAATGAACGAGGATTCGCCTTTTTGCCCATTGTCGCTTATCGCAATGATGAAGTCGGTCGAACCCATCCCTTAGCCGTTCTCCTCGACCATCTCGAACAGGCCGGGGTGGTTATCGAGCGGCTTGAGCTTCAGCCTCTCGACCTCAAGGCCGTGACTGAGCTGATCGCCGCTGCCCTTGAACAAACCTTAGAACAGGTGAGTTCCCTCGCTCAAGTCATTGAGCGCAAGACCTCGGGAAACCCATTTTTCATTACCACGTTGCTGACAACCCTCTACGAAGATGGGATCATTCGCTTCAATGACCGTCATGATGACCGGGCAACGGTCAATCCATGGTGTTGGGATCTCGCTGAGGTGGATCAGCACCTAGCCGATAACCTGGTGGACTTAGTCTTAGCTAATTTCCGCAAACTTCCACCAGAGACCCAACAGCTCTTGCAATTCGCCGCCTGCATCGGCAACGACTTTAACCTCGATCGCCTCAGCTCCCTGACTCAAGACTCGGTAGCCGTTATTATTCAAACCCTATTCCCCGCCATTGAGGCAGGATTTGTCATCGTGGATACTCAGTCCCAGAGGGAGGGACGAGTTAACCCCTATCACTTTGCTCACGATCGCCTACAAGAAGCCGCCTATATGTCAATGGAGGCTAACCGGCGGATTAAAACTCATTGGCAAATCGGTCAAATTCTGCTGTCAGAACTCGCCTGTGGCAACTCCCAGGCTACCTATTTTGAAATTGCTGACCATCTCAACCTGGGCCTCCCCCAAGTTGATGACCCCAGCGATTTCACCCAGGTCAGCCGCTGTAACATTCTCGCCGCTCGTCAAGCTCGCTCAGCGGCCGCCTATCCCGCCGCTGCGAACTATCTGGCCGTGGCCCGAGAGATCGAAGGAGACGAGCTTTGGCAACAGGACTACTCCTTCGCCCTGACCCTATACCGTAACTCCGTCGAAGCGGAATATCTGTGCAGCCATTATGACCAAGCAGCCCAGTTAGCTCAACAGGTTCACCAGGAGGCGCGAACCGTCTTGGATCGGGTTCCGGTTTGGGAAATTGAAATTCAGTTTCATAGCGTCCAAAACCAAATGCAGCAGGCGATCGCCCTCGGTCAGACGGCCCTAGACCATCTCGGCATCACCTTCTTGGAAGAGGCACCGGACTTAGGGGAGATCGAACAGTGGGATGCTCTGCCCCAATTAAGAGATGCAACAGCTCAGGCCGCCCTACGGATCGCTTTGGTGCTATTCAGTCCCATGTGCATCAGCAGTCCTGAACGACTGGCTTCCCTGAACTGGACTATGTTAGACCTATGCTGGCGCCATGGAAACTGTGCAGAAGGGGCCTTTGCCTATGCCTTTTGCGGCTTACTCCTGGGAACGCAAACCCCTGACATCCAACGGGGGTATGCCTTTGGAGAATTAGCTCGACGGGTCTTAGACCGCTACCCCAACCCGGCCTTGGACTGTAAGGTGTTGGAGATATTCCATGCCTTCGTGCATCATTGGCAACGTCCCCTCAAATTTGCCTTGACGGGTTTACAGGAGACGATCCAAATCGGCTTACAAACCGGGGATCTTGAATTTGCCGGCTATGCCATCCTCCACTATGGCTCGAACTTACTGTTGAGCGGTGAACCCCTCAGCCGCGTTGAACAGGAACAACGGGATTATATTGCCCTGCTACGGCGGCTCGACCAACAGTTTTCTGTGGCCTATACCAGTCTCTGGACTCAGATGACGTTGAACCTTCAGGGTCATAGTGCTACTCCTATGGAATTGACCGGGGAGTTGTTTGATGCCGCTCATCAGCAGGCCCTGTGGGAGGAAAATAATACCCATGGTGGGTTGTATAGTCTGCACATGGTTCAGGGAATGCTCTTGTATCTGCTGCGGGGGGATGCAATGGCCGCCCTCGAAGCATTGGAACGGGCCAGACCCTATCTCGATGCCATGGGAGGGTTATTACCCGCCTTAGAACTGCCCTTCTATCAAGCTCTTGCTGCTTTGAGGGTTTACCCAGAACTGCCCCAAGCCCAACAACAACGCCTTTGGACTGAGATTCTCGAACAACGGCAGACCCTCGATCATTGGGCCGATGCAAGTCCCAGTACCTTTGCCCACAAACGAGATTTAGTCGTTGCGGAAATGGCTCGGCTGTCGGGAGATGTCCTAACGGCCGAGGCGGCCTATGAACAGGCCATTGAAGGGGCAGCTTTAGGGGAATTTCTCCAGGAAGAAGCCCTGGCTTGGGAGTTGGCGGGAGACTTTTATCTGGGGCGGGGACGCACTCGCATTGCTCAAGCCTATCTGCAGTCAGCTTACGATACCTATCGCCGTTGGCAAGCCACCGCTAAGCTAGCTCAACTCGAAGCCGATTATCCCTTGGATTGGTTTACCTCCTCCGGCTCCCAAACCGCGACCCAGACCATGAGGCTGACCAGTACCGGGAGTCAGAGTGGGGCGTTGGATCTGACGGCTGTGGTGAAGGCGGCCCAGGCGATCGCTCAAGAGATTGAACTGGACCGCTTGTTAGCGACGTTGATGCGAACTGTCCTCACCAGTGCCGGTGCCCAATGGGGGGCCTTAGTATTGCCACCCGGGAAGACTCGCCCTAACTGGACGATCGCCGTTGAGGGTCACCTATCCGATGAACTAGAGCCAGAACACGTGCAGGTGGAGGAGCGACCCCTAACGGGGACCTTGGCAACCTCCATTGTCTATTATGTGGCCCGAACTCAGAAACCTGTGGTGTTAATGGATGCCCGCAGCGAGGGCCGGTTTGCTCAAGATCCCTATTTGCTCAGTCAGCAACCGCGATCGCTGCTCTGTTATCCCCTACGACATCAAAATGAACTGATTGCGGTGGTGTATTTAGAGAATAATCTCACGCCGGGAGCCTTTACGGTCGAACGGATTGAGTTGTTGCAATTACTGTCAGGACAGGCGGCGATCGCCCTGACCAATGCCCAGCTTTATCAGGAAATCCGCAACAGTGAACAACAACTGAAACAGTTTCTCGGGGCGATGCCGGTGGGCGTGTTTGTCGTTGATGCTCAGGGGCAGCCCTATTACGCCAATCAGACTGCTGAACGTCTTTTGGGAAAGGGGATTATTGCCAAGACAGCCCCTAAGGATTTGGCACAAATCTATCATGCCTATCGTGCCAGTGATGGCAACCCCTATCCCTCGGAGGCATTACCCTTAATGCGGGCGCTGCGGGGAGACTGTTCGGCAATTGATGACCTGGAAGTTGATAATGGTCAGCGGCGTGTTCCCTTGGAGGTGTGGGGGACGCCTATTTTTGACGGGAAGGGTGAGGTTCTCTATGGGTTAACGGCGTTTCAGGATATCAGTGAACGTCGTCAGGCCGAGGCTGATCGCCGGGCCTTCGCCGATCATTTAAGTGCCCTGAACCAGGCCCATGCCCGCTTTGTCCCCCAGCAGTTTCTGCAATTGCTCAACAAAGAAAGTATCTTGGACGTCTCCTTGGGCGATCGTCTGCAACGGGAGATGTCAGTTCTGTTTGCTGATATTCGCAAATTCACGACTCGCAGTGAACAACTTTCCCCCAAGGAGACATTTGCCTTTCTCAATCATTTTCTCAGCCAAATCGGCCCAGTGATTCAAGACCATCAGGGGTTTATTGATAAGTATCTGGGTGATGGCATTATGGCCCTGTTCAGCGGTGGGGCCGATTCAGCGGTTCAAGGGGCGATCGCCATCTTGCAGCAATTGGCTCGCTTCAATCAGGAGAATCCGCAGATCCAACCGATCGAATTGGGGATTGGCATTCATACGGGCCCACTGATGTTAGGAATTGTCGGTGAGACCAATCGTCTCGATGGAACAGCGATTGGGGATACGGTCAATTCGGCGGCTCGTCTGGAACAATTGACAAAAGACTATGCGGCGCCCCTGCTGATTAGTCAACAAACCGTTGAGGGACTCGCTTATCCTCAAGCGTACCGGCTGCGTCGGCTAGGAGCGGTAATGGTAAGGGGGAAATCTCGCAGGACGACCCTGTATGAGGTGTTTGACGGAGCCTCAGAGGCCCTGCGTCAGCACAAACAGGAAACCCTCACCACCTTTGCTGACGCGGTGCAAGCCTACGAACAGCAGCAATGGACTGAGGCGATCGCCGGTTTCGAAGTTTGTTTAACGAGTTGTCCCGAGGACTTCGTGGCCCGACGTTACTACGATCGCGCTCGGCTTGCCCAGCAACGAGCCTCCAAGCCTCAAAAATTGCCAATCCTTTAG
- a CDS encoding DUF2808 domain-containing protein — protein MKRWLSASLIIGALAVAAPPEVTAQGLPGFTLFGGPRRENQLSFRLDYGRTGHPRDRYRLRIPSDKMSFAVNQFSIDYPDYFDGQFDVNLNPDRDPDRQPVQVRVRRNRDYEVIPLEDVIWDQENHVIEIYPLEPVAAGHDIEIVFSNVRNPRFGGMYYFNARVFSPGDLPMARYLGTWVLNISPR, from the coding sequence ATGAAACGTTGGTTATCTGCAAGTTTGATCATCGGGGCCTTGGCCGTTGCCGCGCCCCCCGAGGTGACTGCGCAAGGGTTGCCGGGATTTACCCTCTTTGGTGGCCCACGACGGGAAAATCAACTCAGCTTTCGGCTTGACTATGGCCGAACCGGGCATCCGCGCGATCGCTATCGTTTGCGGATTCCCTCCGATAAGATGAGCTTTGCCGTCAATCAATTCTCCATTGACTACCCCGATTACTTCGATGGTCAATTTGATGTCAACCTCAACCCAGATCGAGACCCGGATCGGCAGCCGGTCCAGGTGAGAGTCCGACGCAACCGCGACTACGAGGTTATCCCCCTAGAAGACGTGATTTGGGATCAGGAGAACCACGTCATCGAAATTTATCCCCTAGAGCCGGTTGCGGCGGGACATGATATTGAAATCGTCTTTTCCAATGTCCGCAATCCTCGTTTTGGTGGGATGTACTATTTCAATGCACGGGTCTTTAGTCCCGGGGATCTTCCCATGGCTCGTTATTTGGGAACCTGGGTCTTAAATATCAGCCCCCGCTAA
- the rpmH gene encoding 50S ribosomal protein L34, giving the protein MTKRTFGGTVRKRKRTSGFRARMRIKTGRRVINSRRRKGRARLSV; this is encoded by the coding sequence ATGACCAAACGAACCTTCGGCGGAACCGTCCGCAAACGCAAACGCACCTCCGGCTTCCGCGCTCGGATGCGCATTAAAACCGGGCGGCGAGTCATCAACTCTCGTCGTCGTAAAGGGCGGGCCCGGCTTTCTGTTTAG
- a CDS encoding FAD-dependent oxidoreductase produces MSLLSNIAPNTSASSIGGMIDTLYDYVDFIEQGPIASLPQPLWGTEVAIIGAGASGLAAAYELLKIGVQPVVFEASDRLGGRAYSHKFPNSDIFAEFGAMRFPPSGGLFFFYLKQVFGLNERSPFPDPGQVPTRLYYENRVIDWPSGESAPRDAKFRAIGQAWSQFSFSAGSPAL; encoded by the coding sequence ATGTCTCTTTTATCGAACATCGCCCCCAATACATCAGCCAGTTCAATTGGGGGTATGATTGATACCCTCTATGACTACGTCGATTTCATTGAACAAGGACCCATTGCCAGTCTTCCACAACCCCTCTGGGGAACTGAGGTGGCGATTATCGGCGCTGGTGCATCCGGGCTAGCCGCCGCTTACGAGTTATTGAAAATTGGGGTGCAACCGGTGGTATTTGAAGCCAGCGATCGCCTAGGAGGACGCGCCTACTCCCACAAGTTTCCCAACTCCGACATCTTCGCTGAATTCGGTGCTATGCGTTTTCCTCCCTCGGGAGGATTATTTTTTTTCTATCTCAAGCAAGTATTTGGGTTGAACGAACGCAGTCCCTTTCCCGATCCCGGCCAAGTTCCCACCCGTCTGTACTATGAAAATCGGGTCATCGACTGGCCCTCAGGAGAATCTGCGCCCAGGGATGCCAAATTTCGAGCCATTGGCCAAGCCTGGTCTCAATTTAGCTTCTCGGCGGGAAGCCCCGCGCTCTAA
- a CDS encoding NAD(P)(+) transhydrogenase (Re/Si-specific) subunit beta, producing the protein MSDFLPTGIQLSYLVAASLFFVGLKRLGSPATARQGNRLASIAMLVAIVATLLDRQVLNHQMILVGIAIGSVIGAITAQKVAMTSMPQLVGLFNGLGGAASALVAMAEFWHYFDLTAEPNAGSTVTVMLGVLIGGVTFTGSLIAFAKLQGLISGSPITFPLQQPFNAALLVSFLIGSGYLVATSPTPSLFLGLVAISLVLGIMFVIPIGGGDMPVVISLLNSFSGLAASAAGFVVMNNMLIIAGALVGASGIILTVIMCKGMNRSLTNVLFAAFGTGESGGTAVAGGGSQGDKVVRNIDPEECAMMLGYARSVVIVPGYGMAVAQAQHSIRELADQLDKMGVEVKYAIHPVAGRMPGHMNVLLAEANVPYDALYDMDDINPQFEETDVALVIGANDVVNPSAQTEKDSPIYGMPIIQVDRAKHAIVIKRGLSTGFAGVDNELFYRDKTMMLFGSAKDMVSKLVAEVKQL; encoded by the coding sequence ATGAGCGACTTTTTGCCAACTGGCATTCAATTGAGCTATCTGGTTGCCGCGTCCTTGTTCTTCGTAGGTTTAAAACGCCTCGGGTCCCCGGCAACGGCTCGTCAGGGCAATCGTCTGGCATCAATCGCGATGCTGGTCGCGATCGTGGCGACGTTGCTCGATCGCCAGGTTCTTAACCATCAAATGATTCTGGTGGGTATTGCCATCGGTTCGGTGATTGGTGCGATCACGGCGCAAAAGGTGGCCATGACCTCAATGCCCCAACTGGTCGGACTCTTTAATGGCCTGGGGGGCGCTGCGTCTGCCCTCGTGGCGATGGCTGAGTTTTGGCATTATTTTGACCTCACCGCTGAGCCAAATGCGGGTTCGACGGTGACGGTGATGTTAGGGGTTCTTATTGGTGGCGTCACCTTTACCGGGTCTCTGATTGCCTTTGCTAAACTGCAAGGACTCATCTCCGGCTCCCCGATCACCTTCCCCCTGCAACAGCCGTTTAACGCGGCGTTACTGGTGAGTTTTCTCATTGGCAGTGGCTACCTGGTGGCTACTTCACCGACGCCCTCCCTCTTCTTGGGTTTGGTTGCCATTTCCCTGGTTTTGGGGATTATGTTCGTCATCCCCATCGGCGGCGGGGATATGCCGGTGGTGATCTCTCTGTTGAACTCCTTTTCTGGGTTAGCAGCGAGTGCGGCGGGGTTTGTGGTCATGAACAATATGCTCATTATCGCTGGGGCCCTGGTGGGTGCATCGGGGATCATTCTCACGGTGATTATGTGTAAAGGCATGAACCGCTCCCTGACGAACGTCTTGTTTGCTGCTTTTGGTACTGGAGAAAGTGGTGGAACAGCCGTCGCCGGTGGTGGCAGTCAAGGGGATAAAGTAGTTCGTAACATTGACCCCGAAGAATGCGCCATGATGCTTGGTTACGCCCGTTCTGTGGTCATTGTCCCCGGCTATGGCATGGCGGTGGCTCAAGCGCAACATTCGATTCGTGAACTGGCGGATCAGCTCGATAAGATGGGAGTGGAGGTCAAGTATGCGATTCACCCCGTCGCTGGACGGATGCCTGGTCACATGAACGTGTTACTGGCAGAAGCCAATGTCCCCTATGATGCCCTCTATGATATGGATGACATCAATCCTCAATTTGAGGAAACAGATGTGGCCCTAGTGATTGGTGCCAATGATGTGGTCAATCCCTCGGCTCAAACCGAGAAAGATAGCCCCATTTATGGGATGCCGATTATTCAGGTCGATCGCGCCAAACATGCGATCGTCATCAAACGGGGTCTAAGTACTGGCTTTGCTGGGGTTGATAATGAGTTGTTCTACCGCGACAAAACCATGATGTTATTTGGCTCTGCCAAGGACATGGTCTCGAAGTTGGTGGCTGAAGTGAAGCAGCTCTAA
- a CDS encoding NAD(P) transhydrogenase subunit alpha, which produces MTDPIIAALFIFVLASFAGFEVINKVPPTLHTPLMSGANAISGIALLGAIVVAGDRDWNVTVILGLVAVVFATINVVGGFLVTDRMLQMFKKKEAKA; this is translated from the coding sequence ATGACTGACCCGATTATTGCCGCACTGTTTATTTTTGTCCTCGCGTCCTTTGCCGGTTTCGAGGTCATCAATAAAGTGCCCCCCACCTTACATACCCCCCTAATGTCAGGGGCGAATGCCATTTCCGGCATTGCCTTGTTAGGGGCCATTGTTGTGGCGGGCGATCGCGACTGGAACGTGACCGTAATTCTCGGACTCGTGGCCGTTGTCTTCGCCACCATCAACGTCGTCGGCGGCTTCCTCGTCACCGACCGTATGCTGCAAATGTTCAAGAAAAAAGAGGCTAAAGCATGA
- a CDS encoding Re/Si-specific NAD(P)(+) transhydrogenase subunit alpha, with protein sequence MKVAVAKEIEVGERRVALIPDIVARLTKKGLDISIEAGAGEGSFFPDSAYEAAGATIVSDSSQVWQGHQVLLKVAPPTPEEVDRLSPDTTLISFLNPLANAELMQQIAQRGITALSMELIPRTSRAQSMDALSSQAGVAGYKAVLVAASALPKFFPMLTTAAGTIRPAKVFIVGAGVAGLQAIATSRRLGAVVEAFDIRPAVKEEVQSLGAKFVEVELEEDTVAKGGYAKEISEASKQKTQEAISNSVAQADVVITTAQVPGKNAPRIITDDMITRMRPGSVVVDLAAQQGGNCEGTEAGGHVVRHGVTLIGPVNLPSSMPVHASQMYAKNISTFLDYLIQDDQLNLDFEDDIPSDTCVTFKGEIRNERVRQALGVTSVA encoded by the coding sequence ATGAAAGTTGCAGTTGCCAAAGAAATCGAGGTCGGGGAGCGCCGCGTTGCACTCATTCCCGATATCGTTGCTCGGCTGACCAAAAAGGGACTCGATATCTCTATCGAAGCCGGAGCTGGTGAGGGATCATTCTTTCCTGACTCGGCCTATGAAGCCGCTGGGGCAACAATTGTCTCAGATTCCAGTCAAGTTTGGCAGGGACATCAGGTGCTGTTAAAAGTGGCTCCGCCAACTCCTGAGGAGGTTGATCGCCTCAGTCCTGACACCACCTTGATTAGTTTTCTCAACCCCTTGGCGAATGCTGAACTGATGCAGCAGATTGCCCAGCGAGGCATCACCGCCCTGAGTATGGAGTTGATCCCTCGGACCAGTCGCGCCCAGAGTATGGATGCCCTCTCCTCTCAAGCTGGAGTAGCCGGTTATAAGGCTGTTCTCGTGGCAGCTTCGGCGTTACCCAAGTTCTTCCCCATGTTGACCACGGCAGCGGGAACAATCCGTCCCGCTAAGGTCTTTATCGTTGGGGCTGGGGTTGCTGGCCTACAGGCGATCGCCACCAGTCGTCGTCTCGGCGCCGTGGTGGAAGCCTTTGACATCCGCCCGGCGGTGAAAGAAGAAGTTCAAAGTCTCGGCGCTAAATTTGTTGAGGTAGAACTTGAAGAAGATACCGTCGCTAAAGGCGGCTACGCCAAGGAAATCTCAGAAGCCTCGAAACAGAAAACCCAGGAGGCCATCTCCAATAGTGTGGCTCAAGCGGATGTGGTCATTACCACAGCCCAAGTTCCGGGTAAAAACGCCCCTCGGATTATCACCGATGACATGATTACCCGGATGCGCCCCGGTTCCGTAGTTGTGGACTTAGCCGCCCAACAGGGAGGCAACTGTGAAGGGACGGAAGCCGGGGGCCATGTGGTCCGTCACGGCGTTACCCTCATTGGTCCGGTCAATCTGCCTTCCTCCATGCCGGTTCACGCTAGTCAGATGTACGCCAAGAATATTTCCACCTTCTTGGATTATCTGATTCAAGATGACCAGCTGAACTTAGATTTCGAGGATGACATTCCTAGCGACACCTGCGTTACCTTTAAGGGTGAAATCCGCAACGAGCGGGTTCGTCAGGCCTTGGGCGTGACCTCCGTAGCCTAA